One Sagittula stellata E-37 genomic window carries:
- a CDS encoding ferritin-like domain-containing protein encodes MSLDTLQDVYVDQLQDLYSACEQAQKVMDDLTAKAESEELRAALEHGKSGISDGRAQLAGMIKAHGADPKGEHCKGMQGLVAEARAHALDAEFGDGAVRDAMIITQYQRMTHYAIAGYGCCAAFANRLEHLDDAKTLGGMLDAAYSGDRHFSGIAMGDVNRAAAE; translated from the coding sequence CAGCTGCAGGACCTGTACAGTGCCTGCGAGCAGGCGCAGAAGGTGATGGACGATCTGACCGCGAAGGCCGAGAGCGAGGAGCTGCGGGCCGCGCTGGAGCACGGCAAGAGCGGGATCTCGGACGGTCGTGCGCAACTGGCCGGCATGATCAAGGCCCATGGTGCCGATCCGAAAGGCGAGCATTGCAAGGGCATGCAAGGGCTTGTCGCCGAGGCGCGGGCACATGCGCTTGACGCGGAGTTCGGCGACGGTGCGGTGCGCGACGCGATGATCATCACGCAGTACCAGCGGATGACACACTATGCGATTGCGGGCTACGGCTGCTGCGCGGCGTTTGCCAACCGGCTGGAGCATCTCGACGACGCGAAGACGCTGGGCGGCATGCTGGATGCGGCCTACTCCGGCGACCGTCACTTCTCTGGCATCGCGATGGGCGACGTGAATCGCGCCGCAGCGGAATGA
- the mnmA gene encoding tRNA 2-thiouridine(34) synthase MnmA gives MPKDAPLNSLGLPKPPSETRVVVAMSGGVDSSVVAAMLKEEGYDVVGVTLQLYDHGAALAKKGACCAGIDIHDARRVAEDMGFPHYVLDYENIFQEAVIEEFADSYLGGATPVPCIRCNERVKFKDLLETAKDLEADCMATGHYIQRKTGARGPELHSAADAARDQSYFLFSTTPEQLDFLRFPLGHLPSKAATRELAARYGLAVADKPDSQDICFVPDGNYAKVIEKLRPGAAEPGEIVHIDGRVLGQHRGVIHYTIGQRRGLGIGGLSEPLYVVRLDVETRQVVVGPKDLLATRTIPVREINWLGDAPFTSQAEWQLDVKVRSTRPPREAIIRPLSETTGEVELVVAEEGVSPGQACVFYAPDNSRIFGGGWIWRGH, from the coding sequence ATGCCCAAAGACGCCCCCCTCAACAGCCTGGGGCTGCCCAAACCGCCGTCCGAGACGCGAGTCGTCGTTGCCATGTCTGGCGGCGTCGACAGTTCCGTCGTGGCAGCAATGCTGAAGGAAGAGGGCTACGACGTGGTCGGCGTCACTCTTCAGTTGTACGACCATGGCGCCGCGCTCGCCAAGAAGGGCGCCTGCTGCGCCGGGATCGACATTCACGACGCACGCCGCGTGGCCGAGGACATGGGCTTTCCGCACTATGTCCTCGACTACGAGAACATCTTCCAGGAAGCCGTGATCGAGGAATTCGCGGACAGCTACCTCGGCGGCGCCACGCCCGTGCCCTGCATCCGCTGCAACGAACGGGTGAAGTTCAAGGACCTGCTGGAAACCGCGAAAGACCTGGAGGCCGACTGCATGGCGACCGGCCATTACATCCAGCGCAAGACAGGCGCGCGCGGGCCCGAGTTGCACTCCGCCGCCGACGCCGCCCGCGACCAGAGCTATTTCCTCTTCTCCACGACGCCGGAGCAACTCGATTTCCTGCGTTTCCCGCTGGGACACCTGCCGTCCAAAGCCGCGACGCGCGAACTTGCCGCGCGCTACGGGCTGGCGGTAGCGGACAAGCCCGACAGCCAGGACATCTGCTTCGTTCCGGACGGCAACTACGCGAAAGTCATCGAGAAACTCCGCCCCGGCGCGGCGGAGCCCGGCGAGATCGTGCACATAGACGGCCGCGTCCTGGGCCAACATCGCGGTGTCATCCACTACACCATCGGCCAGCGGCGCGGCCTCGGCATCGGCGGCCTGAGCGAACCGCTCTACGTGGTCCGGCTGGACGTGGAAACGCGGCAGGTCGTCGTCGGCCCGAAAGACCTGCTCGCCACGCGGACCATCCCCGTGCGCGAGATCAACTGGCTGGGCGACGCGCCCTTCACCTCGCAGGCGGAATGGCAGCTCGACGTGAAGGTCCGCTCCACCCGCCCGCCGAGAGAAGCGATCATCCGCCCCCTGTCGGAAACCACGGGAGAAGTCGAACTGGTGGTGGCGGAAGAAGGGGTAAGCCCGGGACAAGCCTGTGTGTTCTATGCACCGGACAACAGCCGGATCTTTGGTGGCGGCTGGATCTGGCGCGGCCACTGA
- a CDS encoding DUF1153 domain-containing protein, with the protein MYLKKIDGPRAVKLPDGSTMTRADLPPASTRRWVASRKAAVVKAVQYGLLTQDQAKDRYALSDEELLEWVKAATQFGEDALKVTRVQKYR; encoded by the coding sequence ATGTATCTCAAGAAGATCGATGGCCCGCGTGCCGTGAAGCTGCCCGATGGCTCGACCATGACACGTGCCGACCTGCCGCCTGCGTCGACGCGCCGCTGGGTGGCGTCGCGGAAGGCCGCGGTCGTCAAGGCCGTTCAATACGGGCTTCTGACGCAGGACCAGGCAAAAGACCGTTACGCGCTGAGCGATGAGGAACTGCTGGAATGGGTGAAGGCCGCAACCCAGTTCGGGGAAGACGCGCTGAAGGTCACGCGCGTCCAAAAGTATCGCTAG
- the ctrA gene encoding response regulator transcription factor CtrA produces MRILLVEDDPTTSKSIELMLSHANLNVYSTDMGEEGIDLAKLYDYDLILLDLNLPDMNGHEVLRQLRVARIDTPILILTGEDDTQSKIKGFGFGADDYMTKPFHRDELVARIHAIIRRSKGHSQSVIRTGKVSVNLDAKTVEVTGKPVHLTGKEYQMLELLSLRKGTTLTKEMFLNHLYGGMDEPELKIIDVFICKLRKKLSEATGDDNYIETVWGRGYVLRDPEPSQDEAKAIAANG; encoded by the coding sequence ATGCGCATTTTGTTGGTGGAAGACGATCCGACCACTTCGAAGAGCATCGAGTTAATGCTTAGTCATGCGAACCTGAATGTCTATTCCACCGACATGGGCGAGGAAGGCATCGATCTTGCAAAGCTATACGATTACGACCTTATTCTTCTTGACCTGAACCTTCCGGACATGAATGGCCACGAGGTTTTGCGACAGCTGCGCGTGGCCCGCATCGATACGCCGATCCTGATCCTGACCGGCGAGGACGACACGCAGTCGAAGATCAAGGGATTCGGCTTCGGGGCCGACGATTACATGACGAAACCTTTCCACCGGGATGAATTGGTGGCGCGGATTCATGCGATCATTCGCCGCTCGAAAGGGCATTCGCAATCGGTGATCCGGACCGGCAAGGTATCGGTCAACCTTGATGCGAAGACGGTGGAGGTGACCGGCAAACCCGTCCATCTGACCGGCAAGGAATACCAGATGCTGGAACTCCTTTCGCTCAGGAAAGGCACAACACTGACGAAAGAAATGTTCCTTAACCACCTCTATGGCGGCATGGACGAGCCGGAGTTGAAGATCATCGACGTCTTCATTTGCAAGCTGCGGAAGAAATTGTCGGAGGCCACCGGCGACGACAACTATATCGAGACGGTGTGGGGCCGCGGCTATGTGCTGCGCGATCCCGAGCCGTCCCAGGACGAAGCGAAGGCCATCGCCGCAAACGGCTGA
- the ligA gene encoding NAD-dependent DNA ligase LigA: MNDTEVGQMTEDQAREELRALSDILGQANRAYHAEDAPELTDAEYDRLKRRNAEIEARFPQLKLADSPSEQVGAAPVDGFSKVRHEVRMLSLANAFDDDDIRDFDDSIRRYLGLGTDAPLAFTAEPKIDGLSLALRYENGKLVRAATRGDGSEGEDVTANARTIDDIPTDLTGAPEVLEVRGEVYMSHADFEALNERQTARGGKTFANPRNAAAGSLRQLDAKITAERPLKFFAYAWGVLSDPLAETQKGAIDRLNALGFQTNPLTALCDGPEEMLNHYRKVEAQRATLGYDIDGVVYKVNDLALQERLGFRSTTPRWAIAHKFPAELAWTRLESIDIQVGRTGALSPVARLTPVTVGGVVVSNATLHNEDYIAGRDSSGNEIRGGKDIRIGDWVQVYRAGDVIPKVADVDLSQRPEDAQPYVFPTKCPECGSDAIREEGDAVRRCSGGLICPAQAVEKLKHFVGRSAFDIEGLGAKQVEQFYADGWIREPVDIFTLRDRYGSGIQQLKNREGWGEKSALNLFSAIDERRHIPLGRLIFGLGIRHVGESASNLLARHYGTWAIFEAAMKDAATMEGEAWDDLLSINGVGTVLAQSLVSAMNQEAERASMDRLVAHLDVEEAVRPDTDGSPVAGKIVVFTGSLERMTRAEAKARAEAMGAKVSGSVSKKTDIVVIGPGAGSKEKKARELGLTVLDEDAWLELIGG, encoded by the coding sequence ATGAACGATACAGAGGTCGGTCAGATGACCGAAGACCAGGCGCGCGAAGAGCTTCGCGCGCTTTCCGACATTCTGGGGCAGGCAAACCGTGCGTATCATGCCGAGGATGCGCCGGAACTGACGGACGCCGAATATGACCGCCTGAAACGCCGCAATGCGGAGATCGAAGCGCGGTTTCCTCAACTCAAGCTGGCCGACAGCCCGTCGGAACAGGTGGGCGCGGCGCCGGTGGACGGGTTTTCCAAGGTGCGGCACGAGGTGCGAATGTTGTCGCTGGCCAACGCCTTCGACGACGACGACATCCGCGATTTCGACGACAGTATCCGGCGTTACCTTGGCCTTGGGACGGACGCTCCGCTGGCCTTCACCGCGGAACCCAAGATCGACGGCCTGTCGCTGGCGCTGCGTTACGAGAATGGCAAGCTGGTGCGCGCAGCAACCCGTGGTGACGGGTCCGAAGGGGAAGATGTCACTGCCAACGCCCGGACCATCGACGACATCCCGACAGATCTGACCGGCGCGCCTGAGGTGCTGGAAGTGCGTGGCGAGGTCTACATGAGCCACGCGGATTTCGAGGCGCTGAACGAACGGCAGACGGCGCGCGGTGGCAAGACCTTCGCCAACCCGCGCAACGCCGCCGCCGGGTCCTTGCGCCAGCTCGACGCCAAGATCACTGCCGAACGGCCGCTGAAGTTTTTCGCTTATGCCTGGGGGGTCTTGTCGGATCCCTTGGCCGAGACGCAGAAAGGCGCCATCGACCGCCTCAATGCGTTGGGATTCCAGACCAATCCGCTGACAGCCTTGTGCGATGGGCCGGAGGAAATGCTCAACCACTACCGCAAGGTGGAGGCACAGCGCGCCACGCTGGGGTATGACATCGACGGCGTGGTCTACAAGGTCAACGATCTGGCGCTGCAGGAACGGTTGGGGTTCCGATCAACGACACCCCGCTGGGCCATTGCGCACAAGTTCCCTGCCGAGCTGGCCTGGACGCGGTTGGAATCCATCGACATTCAGGTCGGGCGGACCGGCGCGTTATCGCCCGTTGCGCGTCTGACCCCCGTGACGGTTGGCGGTGTCGTGGTGTCCAACGCCACGCTGCACAACGAGGACTACATCGCCGGGCGTGACAGTTCGGGCAACGAGATCCGCGGCGGCAAGGACATCCGGATCGGCGATTGGGTGCAGGTCTACCGCGCGGGCGATGTGATCCCGAAGGTCGCCGACGTGGATCTGTCGCAGCGTCCAGAAGACGCTCAACCCTATGTTTTCCCGACCAAATGCCCGGAATGCGGGTCCGATGCGATCCGCGAGGAAGGCGACGCGGTGCGACGGTGTTCGGGCGGGCTCATCTGCCCGGCGCAGGCGGTCGAGAAGCTGAAGCACTTTGTCGGGCGGTCTGCCTTCGATATCGAGGGGCTGGGCGCGAAACAGGTGGAACAGTTCTACGCCGACGGCTGGATCAGGGAACCGGTGGACATCTTCACGCTGCGCGACCGCTACGGGTCGGGCATACAGCAGTTGAAGAATCGCGAGGGCTGGGGCGAGAAATCCGCCCTGAATCTGTTCAGTGCAATCGACGAGCGGCGGCACATCCCTTTGGGACGGCTGATCTTTGGCCTCGGCATACGGCATGTCGGCGAAAGCGCGTCGAATCTTCTCGCGCGGCATTACGGGACCTGGGCGATCTTCGAGGCGGCGATGAAGGATGCCGCGACGATGGAGGGTGAAGCCTGGGACGACCTCCTGTCGATCAACGGGGTGGGCACGGTGCTGGCGCAATCGCTGGTCTCCGCGATGAACCAGGAGGCAGAGCGCGCGTCCATGGACCGGCTCGTCGCACATCTGGACGTTGAGGAGGCGGTGCGTCCCGACACCGATGGATCCCCCGTTGCGGGCAAGATCGTGGTGTTCACCGGCTCGCTCGAACGCATGACGCGGGCAGAGGCGAAGGCGCGCGCAGAAGCGATGGGCGCCAAGGTGTCCGGCAGCGTGTCGAAGAAAACCGACATCGTGGTGATCGGCCCGGGCGCCGGCTCGAAGGAAAAGAAGGCGCGTGAACTTGGCTTGACCGTGCTGGATGAAGACGCCTGGCTGGAGTTGATCGGCGGATGA
- the recG gene encoding ATP-dependent DNA helicase RecG, whose amino-acid sequence MSGRPEPLWPLFADLKGLDGIGPKTAQTLAGAGVEAPRDLLYTLPYSVTDRRARDTVQGADLPATLTVEVLIGRHWPPRTRGGAYRIEVDDAKVRFQLVFFRGNSEYQQKLFPTGQRRLVSGRVELFDGVPQMVHPDHVLPVDEADSLPSFEPVYHLTGNVTQKLMVRAIADGLTRVPDLEEWIDAAQMKKEGWPGWAEALARVHAPDGPEDMSPTAPARARLAYDELMAHQLTLALARAARRKRRGIETKGDGRLQARVLAALPYQPTGAQTRAIGEILADMAHPERMNRLLQGDVGAGKTLVALMALLNAVEAGGQGVMMAPTEILARQHLDSLRPLAESAGVVLEILTGRDKGAERAAKLAALAQGDIQILVGTHAVFQADVVFADLRLAIVDEQHRFGVRQRLELGKKGAGADVLVMTATPIPRSLALSQYGDMDVSILDEKPPGRTPVKTALLSTEKMAEVVDHLRKAVAEGRQAYWVCPLVEESESSDLIAAEARFQRLRAALGEGVVGLVHGQMPPAEKDAAMARFVSGETSVLVATTVIEVGVNVPNASIMVIERAEIFGIAQLHQLRGRVGRGTAASTCLLMYQPPLSETGMKRLTTLRETEDGFRIAEVDLEMRGAGDLIGTAQSGLPKFRVADLERQAALMEVAQSDARRLLADDPTLESPRGQAARSLLWLMRQDEAIRLIEVG is encoded by the coding sequence ATGAGCGGGCGGCCGGAACCTCTCTGGCCGCTGTTCGCCGATCTGAAGGGCCTCGACGGGATCGGGCCGAAGACGGCGCAGACGCTGGCGGGTGCCGGGGTCGAGGCCCCGCGCGACCTGCTGTACACCTTGCCCTACAGCGTGACGGACCGGCGCGCGCGCGACACCGTGCAGGGCGCCGACCTGCCGGCGACACTGACCGTGGAGGTGCTGATCGGCCGCCACTGGCCGCCCCGCACGCGCGGCGGCGCCTACCGGATCGAGGTCGACGATGCCAAGGTGCGGTTCCAGCTGGTATTTTTCCGCGGCAACTCGGAATACCAGCAGAAGCTGTTTCCGACCGGTCAGCGCAGGCTGGTGTCCGGTCGGGTCGAACTGTTCGACGGCGTGCCGCAGATGGTCCACCCCGATCACGTCCTTCCCGTCGACGAGGCGGACAGCCTGCCGTCGTTCGAACCGGTCTACCATCTGACCGGCAACGTCACGCAAAAGCTGATGGTGCGGGCGATTGCCGACGGGCTGACCCGGGTGCCGGATCTGGAGGAATGGATCGACGCCGCGCAAATGAAAAAGGAAGGCTGGCCGGGTTGGGCCGAGGCGTTGGCGCGCGTGCATGCGCCGGACGGCCCGGAGGACATGTCGCCCACCGCTCCGGCACGGGCACGGCTCGCCTATGACGAGTTGATGGCGCACCAGTTGACGCTGGCGCTGGCGCGGGCGGCGCGGCGAAAGCGGCGCGGGATCGAGACAAAGGGCGATGGGCGTTTGCAGGCCCGGGTGCTGGCCGCTCTTCCGTACCAGCCGACCGGAGCACAGACCCGGGCGATCGGCGAGATCCTTGCAGACATGGCGCACCCCGAGCGGATGAACCGGTTGCTGCAGGGCGACGTGGGTGCGGGCAAGACGCTGGTGGCACTGATGGCCTTGCTGAACGCCGTCGAGGCGGGCGGACAGGGTGTCATGATGGCTCCGACGGAGATCCTCGCCCGCCAGCATCTCGACAGTCTGCGGCCCTTGGCCGAAAGCGCGGGCGTCGTGCTGGAGATCCTGACCGGGCGTGACAAGGGCGCGGAGCGGGCGGCGAAGCTGGCCGCACTGGCGCAGGGGGACATCCAGATCCTCGTCGGTACTCACGCCGTGTTTCAGGCGGACGTGGTCTTTGCCGATCTTCGTCTGGCCATCGTGGACGAACAGCACCGCTTCGGTGTGCGTCAGCGGCTTGAACTGGGCAAGAAAGGGGCTGGCGCCGACGTGCTGGTGATGACCGCGACACCGATCCCGCGCTCTCTGGCGCTGTCACAATACGGCGACATGGACGTCTCTATCCTGGACGAGAAGCCCCCGGGACGCACGCCGGTGAAGACGGCGCTTCTGTCGACCGAGAAGATGGCGGAGGTGGTCGACCATCTGCGCAAGGCGGTGGCGGAGGGACGGCAGGCGTACTGGGTGTGCCCGCTGGTCGAAGAAAGCGAAAGCTCTGACCTGATCGCCGCCGAAGCGCGGTTCCAGCGTTTGCGTGCGGCCCTGGGGGAGGGCGTTGTCGGGCTGGTGCACGGGCAGATGCCACCGGCCGAGAAGGACGCAGCCATGGCGCGCTTCGTTTCGGGAGAGACCAGCGTGCTGGTGGCGACGACGGTGATCGAGGTCGGGGTCAATGTGCCGAATGCCTCCATCATGGTGATCGAACGGGCCGAGATCTTCGGCATCGCGCAGTTGCACCAGTTGCGGGGCAGGGTGGGGCGTGGCACCGCGGCCTCCACCTGCCTGTTGATGTACCAGCCGCCCTTGTCAGAAACGGGGATGAAGCGGCTGACGACCCTGCGCGAAACCGAGGACGGGTTTCGCATCGCGGAAGTGGATCTGGAAATGCGCGGCGCCGGGGACCTGATCGGAACGGCGCAGTCGGGACTTCCGAAATTCAGGGTCGCGGACCTGGAACGGCAGGCGGCCCTGATGGAGGTTGCGCAGTCGGATGCGCGGCGTCTTCTGGCGGACGATCCGACCCTGGAAAGCCCGCGCGGACAGGCCGCCCGGTCATTGCTCTGGCTGATGCGTCAGGACGAGGCGATACGGTTGATCGAGGTCGGCTGA
- a CDS encoding methyl-accepting chemotaxis protein yields the protein MQHDPDLKTPDAADELTRLTAAATGLGRETVDVAGFLSDLDERCQGQLSDLSAIGARTADLATSSARMLAAVRRMAELSDVALEKTQEASTFIHETGQSSQTLAEWVRSVDADGQVVEDMLGAVKTSNSVISDIAWQVHILAINAKIEAARAGQAGKRFSIVAEAVQDLSQKTASAAETINGTVARLSDWMSNLQTTARDTADKAEQVLKRNAENDRALGDIQNGIEQIRQESRSLSEDARTTSSAVSMTERAADDIAASIASVAEGVDEANKRCLTLIDTSEAILQHAAALGGNGEDSAMITLVQDIAGRISAAMERALADERITLDDLFSEHYRPVPGSDPEQVITPFTALTEELLPPIQEPVLKHDDRIVFCAAVDRNGYLPAHNQKFSKPQGDDPVWNAANCRNRRIFADRVGLKAGRNEHPFLLQVYRRDMGGGTFVLMKDLSAPICVAGRHWGGLRLAYKI from the coding sequence ATGCAACACGATCCCGATTTGAAAACACCGGACGCCGCGGACGAGCTGACCAGGCTCACTGCAGCCGCAACCGGTCTGGGCCGGGAAACGGTCGATGTGGCCGGTTTCCTGTCGGACCTCGATGAGCGCTGCCAAGGACAATTGTCCGACCTTAGCGCCATCGGCGCGCGTACGGCGGATCTGGCGACCTCCAGCGCACGAATGTTGGCGGCGGTCCGGCGCATGGCAGAACTCTCTGACGTTGCGCTCGAAAAAACGCAGGAGGCCAGCACCTTCATTCATGAGACCGGTCAAAGCTCTCAGACGCTGGCGGAGTGGGTACGGTCCGTGGACGCCGACGGCCAAGTGGTGGAAGACATGCTCGGTGCGGTCAAAACTTCGAACTCGGTGATCTCCGACATTGCGTGGCAGGTGCATATCCTCGCGATCAATGCCAAGATCGAGGCTGCCCGCGCGGGACAGGCCGGCAAGCGGTTCTCCATCGTCGCCGAAGCGGTACAGGACCTCAGCCAAAAGACCGCAAGCGCCGCCGAAACCATCAACGGGACCGTGGCGCGCCTGTCGGACTGGATGTCGAACCTGCAGACCACCGCCCGCGATACGGCGGACAAGGCGGAGCAGGTGCTGAAACGGAACGCGGAAAACGACAGGGCCCTGGGCGATATCCAGAACGGCATCGAACAGATCCGGCAGGAATCGCGGTCCCTTTCGGAAGACGCGCGCACCACGAGCTCTGCCGTTTCCATGACGGAACGGGCGGCAGATGACATCGCCGCATCGATCGCGTCCGTGGCGGAGGGCGTGGACGAAGCGAACAAGCGCTGCCTGACCCTGATCGACACGTCAGAGGCGATCCTCCAGCACGCGGCGGCCCTTGGCGGCAATGGCGAGGACAGCGCCATGATCACGCTGGTGCAGGACATCGCCGGGCGCATCTCCGCGGCGATGGAGCGGGCCTTGGCCGACGAAAGGATCACGCTCGACGACCTGTTCTCCGAACATTATCGGCCCGTGCCGGGAAGCGATCCCGAACAGGTGATCACGCCGTTCACCGCGCTCACTGAGGAATTGCTCCCCCCGATTCAGGAACCCGTGCTGAAACACGACGACCGCATCGTGTTCTGCGCGGCGGTGGACAGGAACGGATACCTTCCGGCGCACAACCAAAAATTCTCGAAACCTCAGGGCGACGATCCCGTATGGAACGCCGCGAACTGTCGCAACCGCCGCATCTTCGCAGACCGGGTCGGGCTCAAGGCGGGTCGGAACGAACATCCGTTTCTGCTGCAGGTCTACCGTCGGGATATGGGTGGCGGCACGTTTGTGCTGATGAAAGACCTCTCCGCTCCGATCTGCGTCGCGGGCCGCCACTGGGGCGGTCTGCGCCTGGCCTACAAGATATAA
- a CDS encoding iron-sulfur cluster assembly scaffold protein: MTAETDLIKLYSGRILELAADIPHLGRLDAPGATVKKRSPLCGSTVTVDLTMEDGRVADFAQDVKACALGQAAASVVGGAIVGRTADEIDTARDALREMLKHDGPTPPAPFDGLEVLRPAASYKNRHASIMLTLDAASEAAHQAEAARTA; encoded by the coding sequence ATGACTGCAGAAACCGACCTGATCAAACTGTACTCCGGGCGCATCCTCGAACTGGCGGCCGACATCCCTCACCTGGGGCGTCTCGACGCGCCGGGGGCGACGGTAAAGAAACGCTCTCCGCTGTGCGGGTCGACGGTCACCGTCGATCTGACGATGGAGGACGGGCGCGTGGCGGATTTCGCGCAGGATGTGAAGGCCTGCGCGCTCGGTCAGGCTGCGGCGTCTGTCGTCGGCGGTGCCATAGTCGGGCGCACGGCCGACGAGATCGACACCGCACGCGATGCCCTGCGCGAGATGCTGAAACATGACGGACCGACGCCGCCCGCGCCTTTCGATGGCCTTGAGGTTCTGCGTCCCGCCGCCAGCTACAAGAACCGGCATGCCTCGATCATGCTGACGCTCGACGCGGCCAGCGAAGCCGCGCATCAGGCAGAGGCAGCCCGCACCGCTTAA
- the hisI gene encoding phosphoribosyl-AMP cyclohydrolase, with translation MSFDPATLVYDANGLIPCIAQQEGTGEVLMMAWMNADAVARTLETGRVTYWSRSRQAFWVKGETSGHTQALVDLRVDCDRDCLLAVVRQEGPACHTNRRSCFYTSVTGETETELMSPMV, from the coding sequence ATGTCCTTCGATCCTGCGACCTTGGTCTATGACGCAAACGGCCTGATCCCCTGCATCGCCCAGCAGGAGGGCACCGGCGAAGTGCTGATGATGGCTTGGATGAACGCCGATGCCGTCGCCCGCACGCTTGAGACCGGGCGCGTGACGTACTGGTCGCGTTCCCGTCAAGCGTTCTGGGTGAAGGGGGAGACATCCGGTCACACGCAGGCGCTGGTCGATTTGCGTGTGGACTGCGACCGGGACTGTTTGCTGGCCGTGGTCCGTCAGGAGGGCCCCGCCTGCCACACGAATCGCCGGTCGTGCTTTTACACCTCCGTCACGGGCGAGACGGAGACCGAGTTGATGTCGCCGATGGTCTAG
- the gluQRS gene encoding tRNA glutamyl-Q(34) synthetase GluQRS: protein MTFRTRFAPSPTGPLHLGHAYSALLAFDKARADNGAFLLRIEDIDTTRSRPEWEDRIYANLKWLGIAWDEPVMRQSDRLPNYMKALRALWDNGVLYPCTCTRRDIAEAASAPQEGAEPKIGPDGPVYPGTCRPATPPTGPMPKGVALRLDMARALAGRPVFGYLETGVNPGPKHVSAGHLISGVGDIVLSRKDFPGSYHLSVVLDDAAQDITHVVRGEDLADATQIHLLLQSLMDLPTPVYHHHRLIRDEAGKRLAKRDDARAIATYRDEGKTPQDIRRLVGL from the coding sequence GTGACATTCAGAACACGATTTGCGCCCAGTCCGACCGGTCCCCTTCATCTCGGGCACGCCTATTCCGCACTGCTTGCTTTCGACAAGGCCCGCGCCGACAATGGCGCGTTTCTTCTGCGCATCGAGGACATCGATACCACCCGGTCGCGCCCCGAATGGGAGGACCGGATCTATGCCAACCTCAAGTGGCTGGGGATCGCGTGGGACGAACCCGTCATGCGGCAAAGCGATCGGCTGCCCAACTACATGAAGGCTCTCAGGGCCCTGTGGGACAACGGGGTGCTCTATCCCTGCACGTGTACACGCCGTGATATTGCCGAAGCCGCCAGCGCCCCGCAGGAAGGCGCGGAGCCAAAGATCGGACCGGATGGCCCGGTCTATCCCGGAACGTGCCGCCCCGCCACACCGCCGACGGGGCCGATGCCCAAGGGCGTGGCGCTACGGCTCGACATGGCGCGTGCCCTGGCTGGCCGACCGGTGTTCGGCTATCTGGAGACCGGCGTGAACCCCGGTCCGAAACATGTCTCTGCCGGGCACCTGATCTCAGGTGTGGGAGATATCGTCCTGTCCAGAAAGGATTTTCCCGGATCTTACCATCTGTCGGTCGTGCTCGACGATGCGGCACAGGACATCACCCACGTGGTTCGCGGAGAAGACCTTGCCGATGCCACACAAATACACTTGCTGCTGCAATCACTGATGGACCTGCCGACGCCCGTCTACCACCACCACCGGCTCATTCGCGACGAGGCGGGCAAGCGGCTGGCCAAACGCGACGACGCCCGCGCCATCGCCACCTACCGCGACGAAGGCAAAACGCCCCAGGATATTCGCAGACTCGTCGGGCTCTAG